The segment TACCAATAAATTTAACCAATATCTTCACGCTGAAACGCCAAGTCATTAAAGCCGGTGGCTCTTGGTTAACCCGCCAATAAAACCAACACCGACCGCTGCAATTATCTCGGACACCCGGGATCGATGCATTTGGCTCGTTCTGCCCGGTGATGAATTTCGATTCCAAAAAGCATAGAGAGAATTTATGCGAAGTAGCACAATGGTTGTTCGAAACATCTACCATTTGGGCTAATTAGTTATAAACGTTACAAATCGTTTGCTTATCGATTTTTCGACGACGAGTCTTCGTTCTATAATTAACGATGGAAATTTACCATCGACGCTGCAGAAATTCGATTTCATTGCCTGGGTGTGGTGTCCCAAACACGACACTCAAAGTGAATTCTGTATCGTATTCAGCGCGAATTTTGTCGTATATTTCCATCGGTGAATGATGGCTCAATTGATAACCTGGCGCTCGTTCTGTAATGAATTTCGTTCGTTGTCTTTGTTACCATCGCGATACGAAGATGCTACCTCGATTGTATAAAATGGAAACGAATCTAATTCAATTTCGTGCAACCAGAGACTACGggcaaaaaaaaatattgctacGCAATGGTCAACCACAATGCAACAAACTTCGTTTGATATATTCTCCTCTAATATCTATATTGATTTGGCAAAAGTCGAAATTCAATCGTATTTCCTGTTCTGGCACGAGAGGAAATTCTGCTGTTGACGTATTGGTGATTTATAAACACAAGTaacggtattaaaaaatattaatttttcacgaTGTAAACAAGGCAGTCCacgcgagaaaataagtaaaattgCTCGAGAAGaatgattctaattgttttACTAAATACTATCCGTATTTCTTTTCTattcgattaaaaaatatttatcctgtcGCGTAAAAATTCTacgtaaacaatatttttatgaACGTATTAATTACAAGAATTACGGTGCACATATCTGCCCTTCAGAATTCCTACTTCTACGTATGTATATTCCTGCTAATTTCGTCGAAAGTGAACACCACGTCGATGTAATGATTCGCAAGAGCCATATCCTGTGGGCGTTCGGTTTACTCTTTGAATAACTCCCCTGTCAGGATGTTGACGATTGGGATACCGATCTCTGAGTACTAGTTACAATACACATACACCACTGGAGTCATATTCATATACTCTCTCAATTACTATGTGTAATCGTAGCTGGCAAAACGGCAAGGATTAATTCGTAATTAATGAAACTAAGGCGGTATTACTAACACAAAAATAATTCTATATTATTATGACGTTTAACATTTTTTCTCGACTATCAATATACTGGTATATACTGTAAGAAAAATATCAGTGTAcataatttaattcttaatagatTGTATCTTTTACATTATCACGAAAGCACTTATAAAACACAATTGAATATTACATTTTATACGAATTGAACAACATATTAAGTAATATGTTATTCCCTTGTTATATAATTGCCTTGCTTTTCCTGGAATTTCCTTATACACGGGAAAATGTCTGATAAAGTAAAAACGTGTTTCATAATATGGCTGACACAGATTTTATTCGACTACGGCTTCGTTTATATTGTTTGTCTCTTTCTTTCGGTTAAATGTGACGCGCCGTTTGACAAAAGCACAAAAATTGCATTCGCAGTACGTAATAAATTAAACCCGGATGTCCTTATTTTTAGGAACGAACAGATATTAAGATGTCCCAGAAATATATTGCACGCGTCAACATTTTGATGTATTAAATGATAACTGCAATGAAAAATACTTTCGGGTCTGATGATTTATGGTTTCCCGTCGTCGTTCTGAAAGCAACTGTCACTGCAATGCTGGTTCTTTGGATGCAAAAAACATTGCCGGCGCATGTTTGACAACGTCATTATTGTCGAATCACCGTGTGTTCACCTgctcgaaaaaaagaaattcatagCCGGACGAAGTTGGGACTGAATTATACGCTCGATGATTCGTAAATCTCATTATAGATTTGTTTCCAGTAACAGCGTAAAAACATAGTAGAATTCAGCTGTTTTCCaactaatttaaaaaagaagGGACATTTAAGAATCATTCAAAATTGCTCTCTGTTTCCTGGGACGCTCTAATAAAAATTCAGGGTATACAGGAATATTTCGAACGCCTAAACAAAACGATATTTCGGAACTTGTTTACGGTTTAAAAAGAACGACGCCAGTTTCAGTTCCCGTATTTAGTGACCGAGTTCCAGCAATATTACGTCGAACGACAATGACGTTTGTCGTCGTGCAACGAACGGAATAAATTAGTGGAAGAGATTCGTCGAAGCGACGCTTTTAAATTAGAATCGCGACGTAATGGATCGCGTTTAATAGCACCGTGGTAACGTTAACGACCGTTACAAAATCTTGCCTCGTAAAGAAAAAAAGGAGAATTGTACAATACCGCGGGGCTCCGCACTGGTTGGCGCACCGGTGCAAAAAGGAAACGTGATTTCACACTCGTGGCGTACATCGGTGACCGCGTCCTCAAAATAATGGCGCCGTTGTTACGGCCGATACGACACTCAAGGGGAAGCGGTTAAGTTTGTCATTACGTGACGCATTATGTCCGCGCGTCCGCTTTGCAGACACGGCTCTCCCCGCATTTTGAAATTACACGAATAATTAAACTGCTCATTGGCGCTTCCGCTGCGATGCGTCGGAAACTGTGGCTGAGGCTTCTCGCCGAATTTTTCTGTTTCCGTGTATTCGAACATATAGCGTCTTCGATGAATATACTCGAATATTTTGTGTATCGATCAACTATTTGATTTTACATTATCGAGTAATAAGAAGTATAAATTTTATGGGGGTGATTAACCCTTAATCTCAATcttaactgaattattttacttggtAAATGGAGATCAACTTTCCTtcaaatcatttaaaaaataatgaaccaaTGGAGGATTGCATAAATTttggccccaataatccacttaagggttaaagatTCGTCTTTAGATATTTTTTGTTATAATACACAGTATGTTTTCTTCGAAATCTTTATTGGGCGGGTTCCAgagtaatattttgtaaaagagaaaaacgTAACAACGCGTTTGCCAGCCAGTCGGTTTTCATAATATTCCGGGCAATGCTCGATTTCGTTTTCTAGGCGAAACCGGCGGTTGCGGTGTGACCGACGATGTGGTGGAGTGGATGGATAGAATTCAAAATTCTGGTCAAGAGGAGGTTCCGCCTTCGGTGAAGGGCAGCGACATCAAGAAAGCGAAACCGCAGGCGAACTCGTGGAACGCCGATCAGGAATCGCCCGGTCACAAATACTCTCGAGAAGCTAACGAACCTAGTCATCGGAGAGTACGGAGGGCAGCCAGGCCGAAGGAGGACAACAAAAACACTTGTTCCCTTTTTATTCAGACTGATCCTCTAATATGGAGACATATATCCGAGCAGGTAAACCGATACGATTAAGCGACCAACGGAATAACACATTTTCAACGGAAGGTAAAACGCGATAATAACCGAGCCATTTCTTTTAACTGAAAATTTAGCTCGAAAACGTAATAACTCCTTGGAAAATCGCCGAATGCCCTGAATGCCTACGTTCACATTCATAGAGCTTTTCCTCGGTAATAGGGGCCAGGCGTAATttcatttcgcattttccatccAAACTAGACGTACGGTGCATTCCAAGTGTCCTTGCATTAGAGAAATATTTCTACCCCGGCATTCTTTTTGGTCGGACATTCCCCACCCGGGCGCCCGTTATAAAAATCTTTTTACCCGTACGTACTCCTTGGACCGTAAGATCCGCGGAATATTGAATTTCCCTCGCTTTGACTTTCGCAGCTGCATCACGATGTGGAAAAAACCAAAGAGGAGATCCTGTCGCTTATCGCGCAACACGTCACTGCCGTGAATTACATTTACAGAGATACGAAGTTCGACGGTAGAATCAAGCATAGAAATATCAAATTCGAGGTGCAGCGAATAAAGGTAACGCAAACAGCGGGAAACCTGTGTAATTTGTGGTTCGAACGCGTATATTTTGCTCGGCAGATCGACGACGATACGGCCTGCGTGCCTCATCAAACGTACAATGAACCAAATCCCTTCTGCCTGGAGAACATcgacgttagtaactttttaaatttGCATTCGCTCGGCAACCACGAAGACTTCTGTCTCGCCTATGTGTTCACGTACAGGTACGGAAAGCGTGGTTCTTAAAGAGACCTTATTGTGCGATCAGACGTTCTTTATATAAacacaaatggaaaataatgtaTTTCGAGAATTCGTATAATTATTGAAAATACACCGGTGATATTTAGCGAGTCTGCTCCGTTCAAATTATTGACTCGTAATTTTATTTTGCATTTTATACGAGGAACAATTTCCTGGTCGCACCTTACGCGTCGTTTACGAATATTTATTAGCACGTGCAATATTATTAACAGAGATTTCACCGGTGGTACTCTTGGTCTCGCGTGGGTCGCCTCGGCGTCTGGCGCGTCCGGCGGCATATGCGAGAAATACAAAACCTACACGGAAACGGTGGGTGGAATGTATCAGTCCACGAAAAGGTCTCTGAACACGGGGATCATCACTTTTGTAAATTACAACAGCCGAGTTCCTCCGAAAGTGTCGCAGTTGACGTTAGCACACGAGATAGGACACAATTTCGGATCGCCCGTAAGAATTTGCTTCAAAAGACACCGCTATAGAAACGAAAGGAATAACGTTAGCAACGTTTAATGTTTATTTTAATTACGTTTATAGCATGATTTTCCTCCCGAATGTAGACCTGGTGGGCTACACGGAAATTTTATTATGTTCGCGTCGGCGACCAGCGGGGATCGGCCGAACAACAGTAAATTTTCGAAATGTAGTATCGGTAACATCAGCAACGTTTTAGACGCCATCGAGGACAACAAGAAAAGGAACTGTTTCACTGGTTCGTATTACGCTTGGAAATTATGCGCGCCTCGTTGCGTTGTAACTTCGATTTTATTCAATTTCCGTATCGCGCAGCGTCCGCCGGAGCGTTCTGCGGTAATAAAATCGTCGAAGCCGGGGAAGAATGCGACTGCGGGTACGACGATGACGAGTGCGTGGATAAATGTTGCTATCCGCGACAGGTGTCCGAGCTGGACAAAATAAAGAACGAAACCGCGAAGGGCTGCAGCAGAAAGTTTAACACGCAATGCAGGTATACATTTCAATTACAGTGTTCTCGATAAGTCCCAGAGAAAGTTACTTTCCGAGTGTCCGTTCCTACCCTATAGATCCTCTATCGTTTTTCaagcaatttttaaatttcttcgtGGCTGATGAATCTTTcgccatttaaaaaatatttaacccgACAACACACCAAATTACGTAAaacagtaaaattccgattatctGGCATACACGAGACTGGGGCAATGCAGGAAAATCAAATATGCCGAATAATTGAATGATAAAATCGAGCAAtgtaatcacagacgaggtacacgagtggaccttacatccaatgtattttttcagccCAAACATTACCAAGAGGTTgaagaaagtattttttttctcgaaagtgcgtaggatttcgggggtatgtgtattcgcgagaaattattgtaattgaccactgcaaccaaaagtaattttttcagaacgatttgaaaattttttttcatgattttttcttgaaaatttgtttttgatttttagtaaacgCAACTATAGGTAATGTAATAATTATTCGGACATTCCGGATAATCGGAACTCTACTGTAGATACGAACGACGGAAAATACTTGTCTCCTTTTTCTTACGTATTTATTATTAGTTGGAGAAATTATGAGCTCGTTATGTGCTCGTCGAGGTCTTCGTACGGAAGTGGGTAAAGTCAGATATGGCGCTTCTCTCTTCCAGGATACTAATCCCTAACAGATGCGGGATTATGCTTGCGGTTATTAAAAGGCATCGTATGATTTATAGACGGCACACTTTAGAAACTTGTGCTGCACTTTTTCCAGCAAAACTCCTGTTAATTAGACGAGCCTTTAATCCGTTCAATCGTTgacaattaattatttttgccTCTTCCTTTAAGAATTCGTAATAAATTCAGCCACTTCTCCCCTACCGAACACAGAACTTTCCTTCGATGCGTTTCATAGTCCTTTATGCTAAGATAAATAAAAAGACAAGctagtttttattttaatttttaacgaaataCAAATTGCTTTCAAATAACGTACTTCGCAAGATGCAAAGTCCTCGATACGATCCAGAACTACGATATTCTTTAATGCCTCGGTAAACAAAGAAAGTGTCGCGTCACCTTGCATCTTGATCATTGCACGGTAAACTATGGAGAACCCGTTACCAGCTAGAGAACATTTTAACGGTAGCAGAGTTTTCCCACGGGCCTATCGCGTTACACATCGTTGGTCGATGACTCAGAACGTGTGTGAATTTTTTGCGATTACACGTATCACGAGGTTATTTTCCTTGCAGTCCCAGCCAAGGGCCTTGCTGTTCGAGCGAGTCGTGCCAATTCGTACCTCTCTCCAAGAGCGTTCAATGCAAAGCGGAATCCGATTGCAGTTACAATTCGACTTGCAATGGGAGTTCGTCCGAGTGCCCTGTACCGCTACCGAGAGCCAACAAGACCAGATGCAACGAGGGAACTCAGGTAAACGGAGCTTTTCCCCGTTCTCGAACGCATCTATTACGAAAAATTCGTCGATAGCCCGAACAGCTCGATCAAATAAACCGTTCCGAAATCTGGTTCGGGGGATCGTTCGATTATTTTTCTCCCCCGTGAAATACTTGGTACGCGAAATATTTTCGAACTGTATCCGTTAATTTGTTGACAGTTGTGCATCAATGGCGAATGCACGGGATCGATTTGCCTGGAATGGAATCTGACAGAATGCTTTTTGACGAGCAACGTGATTCCGAATATCGACAAACGGAAACTGTGCGAGTTAGCTTGCCAAAATGGAACCGATCCATCCAGTTGCCGCAGTACCAGCGAATTTGCGCACATCGTTGGTCTGCCCGAAGGTGGTATTAGCCTTCGACCTGGATCGCCCTGCGATAACTTTCAGGTGAGGGACTACGCCACGATCGTTATGTCTCTTTCGATAAATAGCACACGGACAGCGGCGATAATTTGACGATATTTTGCCACGCAGGGTTATTGCGACGTATTTTTGAAGTGCAGAGCAGTGGACGCGGAAGGGCCGTTAGCTAGGctgaaaaatcttttatttaATAAGGAGACATTGCTCACGGTAGCGCAATGGGTCACTGTAAGTGGGAAACTTTCTTTGCGTTCGATTCGATCCTCGTGCGTTTAATGTAATCGGTCGattgtttgtttctttttttttacaggAATTCTGGTGGGCGGTATTATTAATAGGCGTAGCTTTCATTATTTTCATGGGCTTGTTCATCAAATGCTGCGCTGTGCATACTCCTTCCAGTAATCCTAAGAAACCACCAGCGAGGCGGATTAGCGATACTTTGAGAAGGCCGATGAGTACTCTGAGAAGAATAGTACGTATGAACGTGTAAAGTGACAGAGTAATGCGTATTATTTGTATACGTTTGTTGCAATGTGTTCGTTTACTTCTATAGCGACATCCACATGGCGGAGGAGGTGCTGGTCCCAGAAGTATACCTCCCAGGCAAACCCCAGGAGGCCACAATGGAACTCGAGGACCCTCTCATGGCTACGGAGAGGGCAGAGGTGCGCAATATTATCCAAAAGGTAGGTCGCACAACAATAATCGCTTTCTTTATGCAGCTATCGTTGCTCGAGTTTGATCTTAGTAAATATTGCTCGTTAAAATACATACTGGATGTTTGCATTTTAGCTCGTAAGATATGGATTAAACTCAAGCTAAGTAGCTTGCTTTCGTGTATTGCGTCGTTCCGCGAGTAATGTCGTTTCTAATCTCGTTTACAAAGGCAAATACATCGCGTTCGTGTTAAATCTATTTAATCTTGATTCGATATTCAAATCATTCTCTTGTCGCGTTTTGTTTTTGTAAGTAATATCCTGAAGACAGTTAGAAAGAAATGGACATATCTGACTTTTACATTTCCATAATGTAACGAATTGTTACGAGTTAACAGTAGAAGAGACTGTAGAACAACTGGGTTTATTTATTGGTAGATTTCGTTGTTCGTTATTGAAATTTGGAAAATGTTCAAATATCGTAAATATATTTTACTCTACCTTTGATGACATACAAAAGAAATAATCCGTGTTAAATTGCCAAAATTGCATGCAAAAAGATTAACACAGGAAACAAAGTAATATAGTTAAGAACTATCATCTTATATCTTTCCTAGTATATGAACCTACAGATTTAAACATAGGAGTTATCTAATATCAATACTGATATTACTGATCGACAAACACGGTGCTCATCTTTGATTATATTAATCtcgtttgcgaaaatgacattATTTGTGGAACGAACTCATATTTGTTCCTATGTGACCCGCAACTACATCaatgttttttcctgtttgcatTTCCTTCGCATTGATTGACGCGCATCACTACCTGATACTATCATTCTATGACCTACAGAGGTGAGCTGGGGCCTATACTCTATACCTTTGATAGGAGCAAATTcacgaataaaatataataacacgCGAAGAACATTAACAGGCTCCAGCGGATATCTAATACCAAGTCTttgtcgatcaatttttttaatagAGCAGTCCAAtgctagttcttgtatttgctccTAACTTTCTTATCGCCTTTGAGACTCTTATCTAAGTGACAATCAATTATCAGTTTTAGATAAGCTAAATCGAAATTATAAACCCGTGAATTTGAAATTAAGATTACAATTATAAACATTAGAATATAATTTCatctgtatatttttttttaagtctATGTATTTCTAGGTATTTTTGTTTCTGCTTCTGCTATTTCCCATTAAtgtttacaattataatttcaatTTCATGTTTGTAGATTTAGACTTGTTTCAAAATTGACAATTATTTGTCATTTATTTATTGTATCGACAAGCATACTTTTCGATACTTTCGTTATATTTATACTATCGAGAGTTTTTTTTATTCCTTCCGCTTCTGCATCAT is part of the Colletes latitarsis isolate SP2378_abdomen chromosome 10, iyColLati1, whole genome shotgun sequence genome and harbors:
- the Kuz gene encoding zinc-dependent metalloprotease kuz isoform X5; protein product: MAPNSVCDYGRAARRLNEYIHHYEPLSYPTEEIHRGHLRAKRSVTRDNSVTLKFRSHGRDFHIRLKRDLTTFSNNLIIEGPSGETEDLDTSHVYQGHVVGEPGSHVFGSISDGVFHGKIISPRGGAWFVEKAHYYFPPHEINDTLHSVIYHENDIGDPYAHLRKGETGGCGVTDDVVEWMDRIQNSGQEEVPPSVKGSDIKKAKPQANSWNADQESPGHKYSREANEPSHRRVRRAARPKEDNKNTCSLFIQTDPLIWRHISEQLHHDVEKTKEEILSLIAQHVTAVNYIYRDTKFDGRIKHRNIKFEVQRIKIDDDTACVPHQTYNEPNPFCLENIDVSNFLNLHSLGNHEDFCLAYVFTYRDFTGGTLGLAWVASASGASGGICEKYKTYTETVGGMYQSTKRSLNTGIITFVNYNSRVPPKVSQLTLAHEIGHNFGSPHDFPPECRPGGLHGNFIMFASATSGDRPNNSKFSKCSIGNISNVLDAIEDNKKRNCFTASAGAFCGNKIVEAGEECDCGYDDDECVDKCCYPRQVSELDKIKNETAKGCSRKFNTQCSPSQGPCCSSESCQFVPLSKSVQCKAESDCSYNSTCNGSSSECPVPLPRANKTRCNEGTQLCINGECTGSICLEWNLTECFLTSNVIPNIDKRKLCELACQNGTDPSSCRSTSEFAHIVGLPEGGISLRPGSPCDNFQGYCDVFLKCRAVDAEGPLARLKNLLFNKETLLTVAQWVTEFWWAVLLIGVAFIIFMGLFIKCCAVHTPSSNPKKPPARRISDTLRRPMSTLRRIRHPHGGGGAGPRSIPPRQTPGGHNGTRGPSHGYGEGRGAQYYPKAGYRSVPTASAPTSSGAAPNYGRSNHPELYAGAYSGSGGGGRAAAYEMRHHNKV
- the Kuz gene encoding zinc-dependent metalloprotease kuz isoform X1, translating into MVTMISDTYGYVPFLLLLLLVPYIESAAMTDTSRTARRLNEYIHHYEPLSYPTEEIHRGHLRAKRSVTRDNSVTLKFRSHGRDFHIRLKRDLTTFSNNLIIEGPSGETEDLDTSHVYQGHVVGEPGSHVFGSISDGVFHGKIISPRGGAWFVEKAHYYFPPHEINDTLHSVIYHENDIGDPYAHLRKGETGGCGVTDDVVEWMDRIQNSGQEEVPPSVKGSDIKKAKPQANSWNADQESPGHKYSREANEPSHRRVRRAARPKEDNKNTCSLFIQTDPLIWRHISEQLHHDVEKTKEEILSLIAQHVTAVNYIYRDTKFDGRIKHRNIKFEVQRIKIDDDTACVPHQTYNEPNPFCLENIDVSNFLNLHSLGNHEDFCLAYVFTYRDFTGGTLGLAWVASASGASGGICEKYKTYTETVGGMYQSTKRSLNTGIITFVNYNSRVPPKVSQLTLAHEIGHNFGSPHDFPPECRPGGLHGNFIMFASATSGDRPNNSKFSKCSIGNISNVLDAIEDNKKRNCFTASAGAFCGNKIVEAGEECDCGYDDDECVDKCCYPRQVSELDKIKNETAKGCSRKFNTQCSPSQGPCCSSESCQFVPLSKSVQCKAESDCSYNSTCNGSSSECPVPLPRANKTRCNEGTQLCINGECTGSICLEWNLTECFLTSNVIPNIDKRKLCELACQNGTDPSSCRSTSEFAHIVGLPEGGISLRPGSPCDNFQGYCDVFLKCRAVDAEGPLARLKNLLFNKETLLTVAQWVTEFWWAVLLIGVAFIIFMGLFIKCCAVHTPSSNPKKPPARRISDTLRRPMSTLRRIRHPHGGGGAGPRSIPPRQTPGGHNGTRGPSHGYGEGRGAQYYPKAGYRSVPTASAPTSSGAAPNYGRSNHPELYAGAYSGSGGGGRAAAYEMRHHNKV
- the Kuz gene encoding zinc-dependent metalloprotease kuz isoform X3, which translates into the protein MVTMISDTYGYVPFLLLLLLVPYIESAAMTDTSRTARRLNEYIHHYEPLSYPTEEIHRGHLRAKRSVTRDNSVTLKFRSHGRDFHIRLKRDLTTFSNNLIIEGPSGETEDLDTSHVYQGHVVGEPGSHVFGSISDGVFHGKIISPRGGAWFVEKAHYYFPPHEINDTLHSVIYHENDIGDPYAHLRKGETGGCGVTDDVVEWMDRIQNSGQEEVPPSVKGSDIKKAKPQANSWNADQESPGHKYSREANEPSHRRVRRAARPKEDNKNTCSLFIQTDPLIWRHISEQLHHDVEKTKEEILSLIAQHVTAVNYIYRDTKFDGRIKHRNIKFEVQRIKIDDDTACVPHQTYNEPNPFCLENIDVSNFLNLHSLGNHEDFCLAYVFTYRDFTGGTLGLAWVASASGASGGICEKYKTYTETVGGMYQSTKRSLNTGIITFVNYNSRVPPKVSQLTLAHEIGHNFGSPHDFPPECRPGGLHGNFIMFASATSGDRPNNSKFSKCSIGNISNVLDAIEDNKKRNCFTASAGAFCGNKIVEAGEECDCGYDDDECVDKCCYPRQVSELDKIKNETAKGCSRKFNTQCSPSQGPCCSSESCQFVPLSKSVQCKAESDCSYNSTCNGSSSECPVPLPRANKTRCNEGTQLCINGECTGSICLEWNLTECFLTSNVIPNIDKRKLCELACQNGTDPSSCRSTSEFAHIVGLPEGGISLRPGSPCDNFQGYCDVFLKCRAVDAEGPLARLKNLLFNKETLLTVAQWVTEFWWAVLLIGVAFIIFMGLFIKCCAVHTPSSNPKKPPARRISDTLRRPMSTLRRIRHPHGGGGAGPRSIPPRQTPGGHNGTRGPSHGYGEGRGAQYYPKASAPTSSGAAPNYGRSNHPELYAGAYSGSGGGGRAAAYEMRHHNKV
- the Kuz gene encoding zinc-dependent metalloprotease kuz isoform X4 — its product is MVTMISDTYGYVPFLLLLLLVPYIESARRLNEYIHHYEPLSYPTEEIHRGHLRAKRSVTRDNSVTLKFRSHGRDFHIRLKRDLTTFSNNLIIEGPSGETEDLDTSHVYQGHVVGEPGSHVFGSISDGVFHGKIISPRGGAWFVEKAHYYFPPHEINDTLHSVIYHENDIGDPYAHLRKGETGGCGVTDDVVEWMDRIQNSGQEEVPPSVKGSDIKKAKPQANSWNADQESPGHKYSREANEPSHRRVRRAARPKEDNKNTCSLFIQTDPLIWRHISEQLHHDVEKTKEEILSLIAQHVTAVNYIYRDTKFDGRIKHRNIKFEVQRIKIDDDTACVPHQTYNEPNPFCLENIDVSNFLNLHSLGNHEDFCLAYVFTYRDFTGGTLGLAWVASASGASGGICEKYKTYTETVGGMYQSTKRSLNTGIITFVNYNSRVPPKVSQLTLAHEIGHNFGSPHDFPPECRPGGLHGNFIMFASATSGDRPNNSKFSKCSIGNISNVLDAIEDNKKRNCFTASAGAFCGNKIVEAGEECDCGYDDDECVDKCCYPRQVSELDKIKNETAKGCSRKFNTQCSPSQGPCCSSESCQFVPLSKSVQCKAESDCSYNSTCNGSSSECPVPLPRANKTRCNEGTQLCINGECTGSICLEWNLTECFLTSNVIPNIDKRKLCELACQNGTDPSSCRSTSEFAHIVGLPEGGISLRPGSPCDNFQGYCDVFLKCRAVDAEGPLARLKNLLFNKETLLTVAQWVTEFWWAVLLIGVAFIIFMGLFIKCCAVHTPSSNPKKPPARRISDTLRRPMSTLRRIRHPHGGGGAGPRSIPPRQTPGGHNGTRGPSHGYGEGRGAQYYPKAGYRSVPTASAPTSSGAAPNYGRSNHPELYAGAYSGSGGGGRAAAYEMRHHNKV
- the Kuz gene encoding zinc-dependent metalloprotease kuz isoform X2: MVTMISDTYGYVPFLLLLLLVPYIESAAMTDTSRTARRLNEYIHHYEPLSYPTEEIHRGHLRAKRSVTRDNSVTLKFRSHGRDFHIRLKRDLTTFSNNLIIEGPSGETEDLDTSHVYQGHVVGEPGSHVFGSISDGVFHGKIISPRGGAWFVEKAHYYFPPHEINDTLHSVIYHENDIGDPYAHLRKGETGGCGVTDDVVEWMDRIQNSGQEEVPPSVKGSDIKKAKPQANSWNADQESPGHKYSREANEPSHRRVRRAARPKEDNKNTCSLFIQTDPLIWRHISEQLHHDVEKTKEEILSLIAQHVTAVNYIYRDTKFDGRIKHRNIKFEVQRIKIDDDTACVPHQTYNEPNPFCLENIDVSNFLNLHSLGNHEDFCLAYVFTYRDFTGGTLGLAWVASASGASGGICEKYKTYTETVGGMYQSTKRSLNTGIITFVNYNSRVPPKVSQLTLAHEIGHNFGSPHDFPPECRPGGLHGNFIMFASATSGDRPNNSKFSKCSIGNISNVLDAIEDNKKRNCFTASAGAFCGNKIVEAGEECDCGYDDDECVDKCCYPRQVSELDKIKNETAKGCSRKFNTQCSPSQGPCCSSESCQFVPLSKSVQCKAESDCSYNSTCNGSSSECPVPLPRANKTRCNEGTQLCINGECTGSICLEWNLTECFLTSNVIPNIDKRKLCELACQNGTDPSSCRSTSEFAHIVGLPEGGISLRPGSPCDNFQGYCDVFLKCRAVDAEGPLARLKNLLFNKETLLTVAQWVTEFWWAVLLIGVAFIIFMGLFIKCCAVHTPSSNPKKPPARRISDTLRRPMSTLRRIRHPHGGGGAGPRSIPPRQTPGGHNGTRGPSHGYGEGRGAQYYPKGYRSVPTASAPTSSGAAPNYGRSNHPELYAGAYSGSGGGGRAAAYEMRHHNKV